Proteins encoded together in one Coregonus clupeaformis isolate EN_2021a chromosome 30, ASM2061545v1, whole genome shotgun sequence window:
- the LOC121545631 gene encoding forkhead box protein P1-B isoform X2, translating to MHESGSEQTTCTSPANQTENGDSAEKDDWLSTQTPTPEGSGADSQQQNQVPVSVSMMTPPVETPQQTLQQVLNPQQIQALLQQQKALMLHQQHIQDLCKKQQDQFNAQLLQQKHAEKSGQELTAQHMAIQQQLLQVQQQHLLSLQRQGLLSVLPSMSPSAAQGLVKGCENSASLPSGGEYPATFQKNLLHSQQSTTNGNHKSQPLKKKDRGPVDDHTQNTHPLYGHGMCKWSGCEAVFGDFQAFLKHLNSEHTLDDKSTAQCRVQMQVVQQLELQLKKDRERLQAMMSHLKSSEQMSKPATPTVNLVPNVAFSQVMFPKVLPPMSLSQSATAPSTPLTPPPTTSIITPNTLLTVSPGRRRYSDKYSKNMNQDIVQNKEFYVSTEVRPPFTYAALIRQAIFESPYKQLTLNEIYNWFTRTFAYFRRNAATWKNAVRHNLSLHKCFVRVENVKGAVWTVDEMEFQRRRPQKPAGEGSLKRENTGHGHSSAFLTPKAEWLNSSIPPFNPASIGAPSLSSLPYMFQQEEMNAALWYGNGSYSDSSEEQYPMHPLVKEELMDEEAYENVPHDCSETESSDEHSSDVDQDEDGGSPERPNLQLAHVPSQ from the exons ATGCATGAGTCTGGGTCAGAGCAGACAACCTGCACCAGTCCAGCCAATCAGACCGAGAATGGGGACAGTGCTGAAAAGGACGATTGGCTGAGCACTCAGACTCCAACTCCAGAGGGTTCCGGGGCTGACAGCCAGCAGCAAAACCAG GTTCCAGTCTCAGTGTCTATGATGACACCTCCGGTGGAGACTCCTCAGCAGACACTGCAGCAGGTCCTCAATCCACAGCAGATCCAGGCCCTGCTCCAGCAGCAGAAAGCACTCATGTTACACCAG CAACACATACAGGATCTCTGCAAGAAACAGCAGGACCAGTTCAACGCCCAGCTCCTACAGCAGAAGCATGCTGAGAAGTCAGGGCAAGAG CTAACGGCCCAGCACATGGCCATCCAGCAGCAGCTCTTGCAGGTCCAACAGCAGCACCTCCTCAGCCTCCAGAGACAGGGTCTCCTGTCTGTCCTGCCCTCCATGAGCCCCTCTGCAGCTCAGG GTTTAGTGAAAGGGTGTGAGAATAGCGCAAGCCTGCCCTCTGGTGGTGAGTATCCAGCCACTTTTCAGAAGAACCTGCTCCACAGCCAGCAGTCCACCACTAATGGGAATCATAAATCACAgcccctaaagaagaaagacaG AGGTCCTGTGGATGATCACACACAAAACACTCACCCTCTCTATGGACACGGCATGTGCAAATGGTCTGGCTGTGAGGCGGTCTTTGGAGACTTTCAGGCTTTTCTCAA ACATCTGAACAGTGAACATACACTGGATGACAAGAGTACAGCACAGTGTCGAGTGCAGATGCAGGTTGTTCAGCAGCTAGAACTTCAG TTGAAAAAAGACAGAGAGCGTCTGCAAGCCATGATGTCTCACCTCAAATCCTCTGAGCAAATGTCAAAACCAGCAACACCAACG GTGAATCTTGTGCCTAACGTTGCCTTCTCCCAGGTGATGTTTCCCAAGGTGCTTCCTCCCATGAGCTTGTCTCAAAGTGCCACTGCTCCTTCCACACCCCTGACCCCTCCGCCGACGACCTCTATCATCACTCCCAACACCCTGCTCACTGTGAGCCCTGGGAGGAGACGGTACTCAGACAAGTACAGCAAGAACATGAATCAAG ATATTGTTCAGAATAAAGAGTTCTACGTCAGTACGGAAGTTAGACCACCATTTACATATGCAGCCCTAATAAGACAG GCGATATTTGAATCACCCTATAAGCAGCTGACACTAAATGAAATCTACAATTGGTTCACACGAACATTTGCATATTTCAGACGCAATGCAGCAACATGGAAG AATGCAGTGAGACACAACCTCAGCCTCCACAAGTGTTTTGTGCGAGTGGAGAATGTAAAAGGAGCTGTGTGGACAGTTGATGAGATGGAGTTCCAAAGAAGAAGGCCCCAGAAGCCTGCTGGTGAAGG ATCTCTCAAGAGAGAGAACACTGGCCATGGTCACAGCTCCGCTTTCCTTACTCCTAAG gctgaatggctaaacaGTAGTATACCTCCATTCAACCCAGCTTCCATAGGCGCTCCCTCTCTGAGCTCTCTGCCCTATATGTTCCAGCAGGAGGAGATGAATGCAGCTCTCTGGTATGGGAATGGATCCTACAGTGACAGCAGTGAAGAACAGTACCCTATGCACCCTCT CGTAAAAGAAGAGCTAATGGACGAGGAAGCGTATGAGAATGTGCCCCATGACTGTTCTGAGACTGAGAGCTCTGATGAGCACAGCTCAGATGTGGACCAAGACGAAGATGGCGGGAGCCCAGAGAGACCCAACCTGCAGCTGGCTCATGTGCCTTCGCAGTGA
- the LOC121545631 gene encoding forkhead box protein P1-B isoform X8, whose protein sequence is MHESGSEQTTCTSPANQTENGDSAEKDDWLSTQTPTPEGSGADSQQQNQVPVSVSMMTPPVETPQQTLQQVLNPQQIQALLQQQKALMLHQQHIQDLCKKQQDQFNAQLLQQKHAEKSGQELTAQHMAIQQQLLQVQQQHLLSLQRQGLLSVLPSMSPSAAQGLVKGCENSASLPSGGEYPATFQKNLLHSQQSTTNGNHKSQPLKKKDRGPVDDHTQNTHPLYGHGMCKWSGCEAVFGDFQAFLKHLNSEHTLDDKSTAQCRVQMQVVQQLELQLKKDRERLQAMMSHLKSSEQMSKPATPTVMFPKVLPPMSLSQSATAPSTPLTPPPTTSIITPNTLLTVSPGRRRYSDKYSKNMNQDIVQNKEFYVSTEVRPPFTYAALIRQAIFESPYKQLTLNEIYNWFTRTFAYFRRNAATWKNAVRHNLSLHKCFVRVENVKGAVWTVDEMEFQRRRPQKPAGEGSLKRENTGHGHSSAFLTPKAEWLNSSIPPFNPASIGAPSLSSLPYMFQQEEMNAALWYGNGSYSDSSEEQYPMHPLVKEELMDEEAYENVPHDCSETESSDEHSSDVDQDEDGGSPERPNLQLAHVPSQ, encoded by the exons ATGCATGAGTCTGGGTCAGAGCAGACAACCTGCACCAGTCCAGCCAATCAGACCGAGAATGGGGACAGTGCTGAAAAGGACGATTGGCTGAGCACTCAGACTCCAACTCCAGAGGGTTCCGGGGCTGACAGCCAGCAGCAAAACCAG GTTCCAGTCTCAGTGTCTATGATGACACCTCCGGTGGAGACTCCTCAGCAGACACTGCAGCAGGTCCTCAATCCACAGCAGATCCAGGCCCTGCTCCAGCAGCAGAAAGCACTCATGTTACACCAG CAACACATACAGGATCTCTGCAAGAAACAGCAGGACCAGTTCAACGCCCAGCTCCTACAGCAGAAGCATGCTGAGAAGTCAGGGCAAGAG CTAACGGCCCAGCACATGGCCATCCAGCAGCAGCTCTTGCAGGTCCAACAGCAGCACCTCCTCAGCCTCCAGAGACAGGGTCTCCTGTCTGTCCTGCCCTCCATGAGCCCCTCTGCAGCTCAGG GTTTAGTGAAAGGGTGTGAGAATAGCGCAAGCCTGCCCTCTGGTGGTGAGTATCCAGCCACTTTTCAGAAGAACCTGCTCCACAGCCAGCAGTCCACCACTAATGGGAATCATAAATCACAgcccctaaagaagaaagacaG AGGTCCTGTGGATGATCACACACAAAACACTCACCCTCTCTATGGACACGGCATGTGCAAATGGTCTGGCTGTGAGGCGGTCTTTGGAGACTTTCAGGCTTTTCTCAA ACATCTGAACAGTGAACATACACTGGATGACAAGAGTACAGCACAGTGTCGAGTGCAGATGCAGGTTGTTCAGCAGCTAGAACTTCAG TTGAAAAAAGACAGAGAGCGTCTGCAAGCCATGATGTCTCACCTCAAATCCTCTGAGCAAATGTCAAAACCAGCAACACCAACG GTGATGTTTCCCAAGGTGCTTCCTCCCATGAGCTTGTCTCAAAGTGCCACTGCTCCTTCCACACCCCTGACCCCTCCGCCGACGACCTCTATCATCACTCCCAACACCCTGCTCACTGTGAGCCCTGGGAGGAGACGGTACTCAGACAAGTACAGCAAGAACATGAATCAAG ATATTGTTCAGAATAAAGAGTTCTACGTCAGTACGGAAGTTAGACCACCATTTACATATGCAGCCCTAATAAGACAG GCGATATTTGAATCACCCTATAAGCAGCTGACACTAAATGAAATCTACAATTGGTTCACACGAACATTTGCATATTTCAGACGCAATGCAGCAACATGGAAG AATGCAGTGAGACACAACCTCAGCCTCCACAAGTGTTTTGTGCGAGTGGAGAATGTAAAAGGAGCTGTGTGGACAGTTGATGAGATGGAGTTCCAAAGAAGAAGGCCCCAGAAGCCTGCTGGTGAAGG ATCTCTCAAGAGAGAGAACACTGGCCATGGTCACAGCTCCGCTTTCCTTACTCCTAAG gctgaatggctaaacaGTAGTATACCTCCATTCAACCCAGCTTCCATAGGCGCTCCCTCTCTGAGCTCTCTGCCCTATATGTTCCAGCAGGAGGAGATGAATGCAGCTCTCTGGTATGGGAATGGATCCTACAGTGACAGCAGTGAAGAACAGTACCCTATGCACCCTCT CGTAAAAGAAGAGCTAATGGACGAGGAAGCGTATGAGAATGTGCCCCATGACTGTTCTGAGACTGAGAGCTCTGATGAGCACAGCTCAGATGTGGACCAAGACGAAGATGGCGGGAGCCCAGAGAGACCCAACCTGCAGCTGGCTCATGTGCCTTCGCAGTGA
- the LOC121545631 gene encoding forkhead box protein P1-B isoform X1, whose product MHESGSEQTTCTSPANQTENGDSAEKDDWLSTQTPTPEGSGADSQQQNQVPVSVSMMTPPVETPQQTLQQVLNPQQIQALLQQQKALMLHQQHIQDLCKKQQDQFNAQLLQQKHAEKSGQEQLTAQHMAIQQQLLQVQQQHLLSLQRQGLLSVLPSMSPSAAQGLVKGCENSASLPSGGEYPATFQKNLLHSQQSTTNGNHKSQPLKKKDRGPVDDHTQNTHPLYGHGMCKWSGCEAVFGDFQAFLKHLNSEHTLDDKSTAQCRVQMQVVQQLELQLKKDRERLQAMMSHLKSSEQMSKPATPTVNLVPNVAFSQVMFPKVLPPMSLSQSATAPSTPLTPPPTTSIITPNTLLTVSPGRRRYSDKYSKNMNQDIVQNKEFYVSTEVRPPFTYAALIRQAIFESPYKQLTLNEIYNWFTRTFAYFRRNAATWKNAVRHNLSLHKCFVRVENVKGAVWTVDEMEFQRRRPQKPAGEGSLKRENTGHGHSSAFLTPKAEWLNSSIPPFNPASIGAPSLSSLPYMFQQEEMNAALWYGNGSYSDSSEEQYPMHPLVKEELMDEEAYENVPHDCSETESSDEHSSDVDQDEDGGSPERPNLQLAHVPSQ is encoded by the exons ATGCATGAGTCTGGGTCAGAGCAGACAACCTGCACCAGTCCAGCCAATCAGACCGAGAATGGGGACAGTGCTGAAAAGGACGATTGGCTGAGCACTCAGACTCCAACTCCAGAGGGTTCCGGGGCTGACAGCCAGCAGCAAAACCAG GTTCCAGTCTCAGTGTCTATGATGACACCTCCGGTGGAGACTCCTCAGCAGACACTGCAGCAGGTCCTCAATCCACAGCAGATCCAGGCCCTGCTCCAGCAGCAGAAAGCACTCATGTTACACCAG CAACACATACAGGATCTCTGCAAGAAACAGCAGGACCAGTTCAACGCCCAGCTCCTACAGCAGAAGCATGCTGAGAAGTCAGGGCAAGAG CAGCTAACGGCCCAGCACATGGCCATCCAGCAGCAGCTCTTGCAGGTCCAACAGCAGCACCTCCTCAGCCTCCAGAGACAGGGTCTCCTGTCTGTCCTGCCCTCCATGAGCCCCTCTGCAGCTCAGG GTTTAGTGAAAGGGTGTGAGAATAGCGCAAGCCTGCCCTCTGGTGGTGAGTATCCAGCCACTTTTCAGAAGAACCTGCTCCACAGCCAGCAGTCCACCACTAATGGGAATCATAAATCACAgcccctaaagaagaaagacaG AGGTCCTGTGGATGATCACACACAAAACACTCACCCTCTCTATGGACACGGCATGTGCAAATGGTCTGGCTGTGAGGCGGTCTTTGGAGACTTTCAGGCTTTTCTCAA ACATCTGAACAGTGAACATACACTGGATGACAAGAGTACAGCACAGTGTCGAGTGCAGATGCAGGTTGTTCAGCAGCTAGAACTTCAG TTGAAAAAAGACAGAGAGCGTCTGCAAGCCATGATGTCTCACCTCAAATCCTCTGAGCAAATGTCAAAACCAGCAACACCAACG GTGAATCTTGTGCCTAACGTTGCCTTCTCCCAGGTGATGTTTCCCAAGGTGCTTCCTCCCATGAGCTTGTCTCAAAGTGCCACTGCTCCTTCCACACCCCTGACCCCTCCGCCGACGACCTCTATCATCACTCCCAACACCCTGCTCACTGTGAGCCCTGGGAGGAGACGGTACTCAGACAAGTACAGCAAGAACATGAATCAAG ATATTGTTCAGAATAAAGAGTTCTACGTCAGTACGGAAGTTAGACCACCATTTACATATGCAGCCCTAATAAGACAG GCGATATTTGAATCACCCTATAAGCAGCTGACACTAAATGAAATCTACAATTGGTTCACACGAACATTTGCATATTTCAGACGCAATGCAGCAACATGGAAG AATGCAGTGAGACACAACCTCAGCCTCCACAAGTGTTTTGTGCGAGTGGAGAATGTAAAAGGAGCTGTGTGGACAGTTGATGAGATGGAGTTCCAAAGAAGAAGGCCCCAGAAGCCTGCTGGTGAAGG ATCTCTCAAGAGAGAGAACACTGGCCATGGTCACAGCTCCGCTTTCCTTACTCCTAAG gctgaatggctaaacaGTAGTATACCTCCATTCAACCCAGCTTCCATAGGCGCTCCCTCTCTGAGCTCTCTGCCCTATATGTTCCAGCAGGAGGAGATGAATGCAGCTCTCTGGTATGGGAATGGATCCTACAGTGACAGCAGTGAAGAACAGTACCCTATGCACCCTCT CGTAAAAGAAGAGCTAATGGACGAGGAAGCGTATGAGAATGTGCCCCATGACTGTTCTGAGACTGAGAGCTCTGATGAGCACAGCTCAGATGTGGACCAAGACGAAGATGGCGGGAGCCCAGAGAGACCCAACCTGCAGCTGGCTCATGTGCCTTCGCAGTGA
- the LOC121545631 gene encoding forkhead box protein P1-B isoform X6: MMTPPVETPQQTLQQVLNPQQIQALLQQQKALMLHQQHIQDLCKKQQDQFNAQLLQQKHAEKSGQEQLTAQHMAIQQQLLQVQQQHLLSLQRQGLLSVLPSMSPSAAQGLVKGCENSASLPSGGEYPATFQKNLLHSQQSTTNGNHKSQPLKKKDRGPVDDHTQNTHPLYGHGMCKWSGCEAVFGDFQAFLKHLNSEHTLDDKSTAQCRVQMQVVQQLELQLKKDRERLQAMMSHLKSSEQMSKPATPTVNLVPNVAFSQVMFPKVLPPMSLSQSATAPSTPLTPPPTTSIITPNTLLTVSPGRRRYSDKYSKNMNQDIVQNKEFYVSTEVRPPFTYAALIRQAIFESPYKQLTLNEIYNWFTRTFAYFRRNAATWKNAVRHNLSLHKCFVRVENVKGAVWTVDEMEFQRRRPQKPAGEGSLKRENTGHGHSSAFLTPKAEWLNSSIPPFNPASIGAPSLSSLPYMFQQEEMNAALWYGNGSYSDSSEEQYPMHPLVKEELMDEEAYENVPHDCSETESSDEHSSDVDQDEDGGSPERPNLQLAHVPSQ, encoded by the exons ATGATGACACCTCCGGTGGAGACTCCTCAGCAGACACTGCAGCAGGTCCTCAATCCACAGCAGATCCAGGCCCTGCTCCAGCAGCAGAAAGCACTCATGTTACACCAG CAACACATACAGGATCTCTGCAAGAAACAGCAGGACCAGTTCAACGCCCAGCTCCTACAGCAGAAGCATGCTGAGAAGTCAGGGCAAGAG CAGCTAACGGCCCAGCACATGGCCATCCAGCAGCAGCTCTTGCAGGTCCAACAGCAGCACCTCCTCAGCCTCCAGAGACAGGGTCTCCTGTCTGTCCTGCCCTCCATGAGCCCCTCTGCAGCTCAGG GTTTAGTGAAAGGGTGTGAGAATAGCGCAAGCCTGCCCTCTGGTGGTGAGTATCCAGCCACTTTTCAGAAGAACCTGCTCCACAGCCAGCAGTCCACCACTAATGGGAATCATAAATCACAgcccctaaagaagaaagacaG AGGTCCTGTGGATGATCACACACAAAACACTCACCCTCTCTATGGACACGGCATGTGCAAATGGTCTGGCTGTGAGGCGGTCTTTGGAGACTTTCAGGCTTTTCTCAA ACATCTGAACAGTGAACATACACTGGATGACAAGAGTACAGCACAGTGTCGAGTGCAGATGCAGGTTGTTCAGCAGCTAGAACTTCAG TTGAAAAAAGACAGAGAGCGTCTGCAAGCCATGATGTCTCACCTCAAATCCTCTGAGCAAATGTCAAAACCAGCAACACCAACG GTGAATCTTGTGCCTAACGTTGCCTTCTCCCAGGTGATGTTTCCCAAGGTGCTTCCTCCCATGAGCTTGTCTCAAAGTGCCACTGCTCCTTCCACACCCCTGACCCCTCCGCCGACGACCTCTATCATCACTCCCAACACCCTGCTCACTGTGAGCCCTGGGAGGAGACGGTACTCAGACAAGTACAGCAAGAACATGAATCAAG ATATTGTTCAGAATAAAGAGTTCTACGTCAGTACGGAAGTTAGACCACCATTTACATATGCAGCCCTAATAAGACAG GCGATATTTGAATCACCCTATAAGCAGCTGACACTAAATGAAATCTACAATTGGTTCACACGAACATTTGCATATTTCAGACGCAATGCAGCAACATGGAAG AATGCAGTGAGACACAACCTCAGCCTCCACAAGTGTTTTGTGCGAGTGGAGAATGTAAAAGGAGCTGTGTGGACAGTTGATGAGATGGAGTTCCAAAGAAGAAGGCCCCAGAAGCCTGCTGGTGAAGG ATCTCTCAAGAGAGAGAACACTGGCCATGGTCACAGCTCCGCTTTCCTTACTCCTAAG gctgaatggctaaacaGTAGTATACCTCCATTCAACCCAGCTTCCATAGGCGCTCCCTCTCTGAGCTCTCTGCCCTATATGTTCCAGCAGGAGGAGATGAATGCAGCTCTCTGGTATGGGAATGGATCCTACAGTGACAGCAGTGAAGAACAGTACCCTATGCACCCTCT CGTAAAAGAAGAGCTAATGGACGAGGAAGCGTATGAGAATGTGCCCCATGACTGTTCTGAGACTGAGAGCTCTGATGAGCACAGCTCAGATGTGGACCAAGACGAAGATGGCGGGAGCCCAGAGAGACCCAACCTGCAGCTGGCTCATGTGCCTTCGCAGTGA
- the LOC121545631 gene encoding forkhead box protein P1-B isoform X3: MHESGSEQTTCTSPANQTENGDSAEKDDWLSTQTPTPEGSGADSQQQNQVPVSVSMMTPPVETPQQTLQQVLNPQQIQALLQQQKALMLHQQHIQDLCKKQQDQFNAQLLQQKHAEKSGQEQLTAQHMAIQQQLLQVQQQHLLSLQRQGLLSVLPSMSPSAAQGLVKGCENSASLPSGGEYPATFQKNLLHSQQSTTNGNHKSQPLKKKDRGPVDDHTQNTHPLYGHGMCKWSGCEAVFGDFQAFLKHLNSEHTLDDKSTAQCRVQMQVVQQLELQLKKDRERLQAMMSHLKSSEQMSKPATPTVMFPKVLPPMSLSQSATAPSTPLTPPPTTSIITPNTLLTVSPGRRRYSDKYSKNMNQDIVQNKEFYVSTEVRPPFTYAALIRQAIFESPYKQLTLNEIYNWFTRTFAYFRRNAATWKNAVRHNLSLHKCFVRVENVKGAVWTVDEMEFQRRRPQKPAGEGSLKRENTGHGHSSAFLTPKAEWLNSSIPPFNPASIGAPSLSSLPYMFQQEEMNAALWYGNGSYSDSSEEQYPMHPLVKEELMDEEAYENVPHDCSETESSDEHSSDVDQDEDGGSPERPNLQLAHVPSQ, from the exons ATGCATGAGTCTGGGTCAGAGCAGACAACCTGCACCAGTCCAGCCAATCAGACCGAGAATGGGGACAGTGCTGAAAAGGACGATTGGCTGAGCACTCAGACTCCAACTCCAGAGGGTTCCGGGGCTGACAGCCAGCAGCAAAACCAG GTTCCAGTCTCAGTGTCTATGATGACACCTCCGGTGGAGACTCCTCAGCAGACACTGCAGCAGGTCCTCAATCCACAGCAGATCCAGGCCCTGCTCCAGCAGCAGAAAGCACTCATGTTACACCAG CAACACATACAGGATCTCTGCAAGAAACAGCAGGACCAGTTCAACGCCCAGCTCCTACAGCAGAAGCATGCTGAGAAGTCAGGGCAAGAG CAGCTAACGGCCCAGCACATGGCCATCCAGCAGCAGCTCTTGCAGGTCCAACAGCAGCACCTCCTCAGCCTCCAGAGACAGGGTCTCCTGTCTGTCCTGCCCTCCATGAGCCCCTCTGCAGCTCAGG GTTTAGTGAAAGGGTGTGAGAATAGCGCAAGCCTGCCCTCTGGTGGTGAGTATCCAGCCACTTTTCAGAAGAACCTGCTCCACAGCCAGCAGTCCACCACTAATGGGAATCATAAATCACAgcccctaaagaagaaagacaG AGGTCCTGTGGATGATCACACACAAAACACTCACCCTCTCTATGGACACGGCATGTGCAAATGGTCTGGCTGTGAGGCGGTCTTTGGAGACTTTCAGGCTTTTCTCAA ACATCTGAACAGTGAACATACACTGGATGACAAGAGTACAGCACAGTGTCGAGTGCAGATGCAGGTTGTTCAGCAGCTAGAACTTCAG TTGAAAAAAGACAGAGAGCGTCTGCAAGCCATGATGTCTCACCTCAAATCCTCTGAGCAAATGTCAAAACCAGCAACACCAACG GTGATGTTTCCCAAGGTGCTTCCTCCCATGAGCTTGTCTCAAAGTGCCACTGCTCCTTCCACACCCCTGACCCCTCCGCCGACGACCTCTATCATCACTCCCAACACCCTGCTCACTGTGAGCCCTGGGAGGAGACGGTACTCAGACAAGTACAGCAAGAACATGAATCAAG ATATTGTTCAGAATAAAGAGTTCTACGTCAGTACGGAAGTTAGACCACCATTTACATATGCAGCCCTAATAAGACAG GCGATATTTGAATCACCCTATAAGCAGCTGACACTAAATGAAATCTACAATTGGTTCACACGAACATTTGCATATTTCAGACGCAATGCAGCAACATGGAAG AATGCAGTGAGACACAACCTCAGCCTCCACAAGTGTTTTGTGCGAGTGGAGAATGTAAAAGGAGCTGTGTGGACAGTTGATGAGATGGAGTTCCAAAGAAGAAGGCCCCAGAAGCCTGCTGGTGAAGG ATCTCTCAAGAGAGAGAACACTGGCCATGGTCACAGCTCCGCTTTCCTTACTCCTAAG gctgaatggctaaacaGTAGTATACCTCCATTCAACCCAGCTTCCATAGGCGCTCCCTCTCTGAGCTCTCTGCCCTATATGTTCCAGCAGGAGGAGATGAATGCAGCTCTCTGGTATGGGAATGGATCCTACAGTGACAGCAGTGAAGAACAGTACCCTATGCACCCTCT CGTAAAAGAAGAGCTAATGGACGAGGAAGCGTATGAGAATGTGCCCCATGACTGTTCTGAGACTGAGAGCTCTGATGAGCACAGCTCAGATGTGGACCAAGACGAAGATGGCGGGAGCCCAGAGAGACCCAACCTGCAGCTGGCTCATGTGCCTTCGCAGTGA
- the LOC121545631 gene encoding forkhead box protein P1-B isoform X5 codes for MHESGSEQTTCTSPANQTENGDSAEKDDWLSTQTPTPEGSGADSQQQNQVPVSVSMMTPPVETPQQTLQQVLNPQQIQALLQQQKALMLHQQHIQDLCKKQQDQFNAQLLQQKHAEKSGQEQLTAQHMAIQQQLLQVQQQHLLSLQRQGLLSVLPSMSPSAAQGLVKGCENSASLPSGGEYPATFQKNLLHSQQSTTNGNHKSQPLKKKDRGPVDDHTQNTHPLYGHGMCKWSGCEAVFGDFQAFLKHLNSEHTLDDKSTAQCRVQMQVVQQLELQLKKDRERLQAMMSHLKSSEQMSKPATPTVNLVPNVAFSQVMFPKVLPPMSLSQSATAPSTPLTPPPTTSIITPNTLLTVSPGRRRYSDKYSKNMNQDIVQNKEFYVSTEVRPPFTYAALIRQAIFESPYKQLTLNEIYNWFTRTFAYFRRNAATWKNAVRHNLSLHKCFVRVENVKGAVWTVDEMEFQRRRPQKPAGEGSLKRENTGHGHSSAFLTPKEEMNAALWYGNGSYSDSSEEQYPMHPLVKEELMDEEAYENVPHDCSETESSDEHSSDVDQDEDGGSPERPNLQLAHVPSQ; via the exons ATGCATGAGTCTGGGTCAGAGCAGACAACCTGCACCAGTCCAGCCAATCAGACCGAGAATGGGGACAGTGCTGAAAAGGACGATTGGCTGAGCACTCAGACTCCAACTCCAGAGGGTTCCGGGGCTGACAGCCAGCAGCAAAACCAG GTTCCAGTCTCAGTGTCTATGATGACACCTCCGGTGGAGACTCCTCAGCAGACACTGCAGCAGGTCCTCAATCCACAGCAGATCCAGGCCCTGCTCCAGCAGCAGAAAGCACTCATGTTACACCAG CAACACATACAGGATCTCTGCAAGAAACAGCAGGACCAGTTCAACGCCCAGCTCCTACAGCAGAAGCATGCTGAGAAGTCAGGGCAAGAG CAGCTAACGGCCCAGCACATGGCCATCCAGCAGCAGCTCTTGCAGGTCCAACAGCAGCACCTCCTCAGCCTCCAGAGACAGGGTCTCCTGTCTGTCCTGCCCTCCATGAGCCCCTCTGCAGCTCAGG GTTTAGTGAAAGGGTGTGAGAATAGCGCAAGCCTGCCCTCTGGTGGTGAGTATCCAGCCACTTTTCAGAAGAACCTGCTCCACAGCCAGCAGTCCACCACTAATGGGAATCATAAATCACAgcccctaaagaagaaagacaG AGGTCCTGTGGATGATCACACACAAAACACTCACCCTCTCTATGGACACGGCATGTGCAAATGGTCTGGCTGTGAGGCGGTCTTTGGAGACTTTCAGGCTTTTCTCAA ACATCTGAACAGTGAACATACACTGGATGACAAGAGTACAGCACAGTGTCGAGTGCAGATGCAGGTTGTTCAGCAGCTAGAACTTCAG TTGAAAAAAGACAGAGAGCGTCTGCAAGCCATGATGTCTCACCTCAAATCCTCTGAGCAAATGTCAAAACCAGCAACACCAACG GTGAATCTTGTGCCTAACGTTGCCTTCTCCCAGGTGATGTTTCCCAAGGTGCTTCCTCCCATGAGCTTGTCTCAAAGTGCCACTGCTCCTTCCACACCCCTGACCCCTCCGCCGACGACCTCTATCATCACTCCCAACACCCTGCTCACTGTGAGCCCTGGGAGGAGACGGTACTCAGACAAGTACAGCAAGAACATGAATCAAG ATATTGTTCAGAATAAAGAGTTCTACGTCAGTACGGAAGTTAGACCACCATTTACATATGCAGCCCTAATAAGACAG GCGATATTTGAATCACCCTATAAGCAGCTGACACTAAATGAAATCTACAATTGGTTCACACGAACATTTGCATATTTCAGACGCAATGCAGCAACATGGAAG AATGCAGTGAGACACAACCTCAGCCTCCACAAGTGTTTTGTGCGAGTGGAGAATGTAAAAGGAGCTGTGTGGACAGTTGATGAGATGGAGTTCCAAAGAAGAAGGCCCCAGAAGCCTGCTGGTGAAGG ATCTCTCAAGAGAGAGAACACTGGCCATGGTCACAGCTCCGCTTTCCTTACTCCTAAG GAGGAGATGAATGCAGCTCTCTGGTATGGGAATGGATCCTACAGTGACAGCAGTGAAGAACAGTACCCTATGCACCCTCT CGTAAAAGAAGAGCTAATGGACGAGGAAGCGTATGAGAATGTGCCCCATGACTGTTCTGAGACTGAGAGCTCTGATGAGCACAGCTCAGATGTGGACCAAGACGAAGATGGCGGGAGCCCAGAGAGACCCAACCTGCAGCTGGCTCATGTGCCTTCGCAGTGA